GTGCATGTGATTACTGTAAACGATTATTTGGCTAAGCGTGACTCGGCTTGGATTGGTCCATTGATGGAGTTCCATGGATTAAGCGTAGATTGTATCGACAATCACCAGCCAAACTCTGAAGGGCGTATCGCAGCCTACAAAAAAGACATTATTTATGGAACCAACAACGAATTTGGTTTCGACTATTTGAGAGATAACATGGCGACTTCTACCGATCGTTTAGTTCAGCAAGAATTAAACTATGCGGTAATCGACGAGGTGGATTCTGTATTGATTGATGATGCGCGTACACCGCTCATTATTTCTGGTCCTGTGCCTCAAGGAGATCGCCAAGAATACGATATTTTAAAACCAAATATCGAGCAAATCGTAATGAAGCAAAGACAAGAATTATCTTCTGCTTTGAACGAGGCTAAAAAATTATGGAAAGATGGCGACAAAAAAGCGGCAGCTTTTGAAATGATGAAAGTTTACCGTGGATTGCCAAAATATAAACCTTTAATTAAATTCTTGTCTGAAGAAGGTACTCGTACTCAATTACAAAAAACGGAGGCTTTCTATATGCAAGATAACAATCGTGAAATGTGGCAAATCGATCAGCATTTGTATTTTACGATTGATGAGAAAAATAACCAAATCAACCTTACAGATAAAGGTATTGATTTCTTAACTCGTGGTTCTGAGGATCCAAACTTCTTTATCCTACCAGAAATCGGGGAGGAGGTTGCAAAAATTGAGCAAGAAGGGTTACCAAAAGAAGAAGAACACGCTAAGAAAGAAGAATTTTTTAGAGATTACGCCATTAAATCTGAGCGTATCCACACGCTTCACCAATTATTGAAAGCCTACACTTTGTTTGAAAAAGATGTGGAATATGTCGTGATTGATGGACAAGTAAAAATCGTGGATGAGCAAACAGGGCGTATGATGGAAGGTCGTCGTTATTCAGACGGATTACACCAAGCACTTGAAGCCAAAGAGAATGTGAAAATCGAGGCAGCTACTCAGACTTTTGCTACGATTACTTTGCAGAACTACTTCAGAATGTATAACAAACTTTCTGGAATGACCGGTACTGCGGAAACCGAAGCAGGAGAATTTTGGGAAATCTATAAATTAGATGTGGTAGCCATCCCAACCAATAAACCAATTGCGAGAGACGACCGCCAAGATTTAATTTATAAAACCAATCGTGAAAAATACAACGCGGTAATTGATGAGATTGTAAAACTATCTCAAGAAGAAAAAAGACCAGTCCTTGTGGGTACGACTTCGGTAGAGGTTTCTGAGTTATTGTCTAAAGCCTTAAAACTTAGAAAAATCGACCACAATGTGTTGAACGCAAAATTGCATAAGCAAGAAGCAGATGTGGTAGCAGAAGCAGGGCAACCTGGAAAAATCACTATTGCAACCAACATGGCAGGTCGTGGTACGGATATTAAAATTTCGGACGAAGTAAAAGAAGCTGGTGGTCTTGCCATCATCGGGACAGAAAGACACGATTCTCGTCGTGTAGATAGACAGTTGCGTGGTCGTTCTGGGCGTCAAGGAGATGTAGGTAGCTCACAATTCTTTGTTTCGCTGGAAGATAGCTTGATGCGTTTATTCGGTTCAGAAAGAATTTCAAAATTGATGGACCGCATGGGGCACAAAGAAGGAGATGTTTTACAACACTCTATGGTATCTAAATCAATCGAAAGAGCACAGAAAAAAGTAGAGGAAAACAACTTCGGAATCCGTAAAAGATTGCTTGAGTATGATGATGTGATGAATAAGCAGCGTGAAGTAATCTACAAACGCCGTAAAAATGCCTTGAATGGTGAGCGTTTGGATACCGATATTGCCAACATGATTTTTGATACCGCTGCTGGAATCGTAAATCAGCATAGAAGTACTGGCGATTTTGAGGCATTTAAAATTGATTTGATTACGCATTTCACCATGGATTCGCCAGTAGATGAAAATGAATTCAAAAACGGCAATATTCAGAATTTAATTGATAAAGTATATCATTCAGCGATTGAAGATTACAGAATCAAAGTTCAAACTACTGCCGAAAAAGCGTTCCCAGTGGTAGCAAATGTTTACGAAAATAGCGGACACCAATTCCAGAGAATTCAAGTTCCATTTACCGATGGAAACAGAAGTTTGATGATTGTGTCTGACCTTGAAAAAGCTTACAATACACAAGGAAAACAGCTTTTAAAAGATTTTGAAAAGAGTGTAACTTTAGCATTAATCGATGAGCATTGGAAAGAGCACTTGCGCGACATGGATGATTTAAGACGCTCGGTACAAAACGTAACTTATGAGCAAAAAGATCCAATCGTGGTGTACAAAGAAGAATCTTTCTACATGTTTAGAGATATGATTGATACAATCAACCGAGAAGTAGTTTCATTCTTGTTTAAAGGTGAATTGCCTACGCCAGATCCAGAACAGATTCAGCGAGCAAAACAACAACAAGAAGAGCGTACTCAAGCATCTCGCGGAAACGATTTAAACGAAGGGCAAGAAGCGCAACAACAAGCTGCAGACCAAAGCCAAACTCCAAACTGGCAAAGCCAACAGTTGACACCAAGATATGTTATGAAAATTGGTAGAAACGAAATCGTGAAAGTGAGAAATGTTCAAACAGGTAGAATCGAAGAAATGAAGTACAAAAAAGCTGAACCGCTTATCGAATCAGGCGAGTGGGTTTTAGATAAATAAAATTTCATTTCTTACCAAAATAGAAAATCCTTGTATGAATTTTTATACAAGGATTTTTTTATAAATGAGTTAAATTAAGTATTCGTCATTTTTTATTATATTTGTTTTAAAGAAAACTACTATGATTTTTTGGCTAATTTTATACATATTGGGTGTTATATTCGGCATTTTTTTAGGATTAGAAGCTGCTAGAAATAACTTTAAATAAATAAACAAACAGAAAACATTGTATTGTTTGTTGAGATTATTGCCAGTCTTTTAATTTTACTTCTTTTAAAATCAAAAAGATAAAGAAATAGCTGATAAAAAAATCAATAAAGAAGGAGTTGATTTATGCCAGCGTTCCCCCTCCTGGACACTTTGCGTTGCCTAAGACTCTCCTTCATAAACCTTAGGGGCATCATCGAGCATACATAAATCTTTTGTAAATCTTCAGCAAAAAGTCTACCAGTTTAGATGTAAGATTAAGCTTTAGGAAATTTCTCATATGATGGGACAATTTCAAGTAAAAAATTAGATTTTGGATGATTTTTTAAATCTTGCGGAAAAATCGATTTCCACATATTTTTTTAAAATTAAAACAGAATCATTTGATACAGAAAAACCCTTTAAATTATCGATTTTTAAATTACCTTTTTGAAATTCAACATTTTTAGGATACGGAACTAAATCTTTGTTTTGAGCAAAAATCCACAAATATGGGAATATACAAATGGCGAGAAAAAATTTTTTCATTATCAAGAAGAATTAAACAACTGCTTAAAATTAGAACAAAAATCTCGATTTCAAGTAATTTTCAAAGAGTTTTCTAAACTCGCTGAAAATTCAATATTTCAAAAATTTCTTATGATTGAGCCGAATATTGAAAAATTATGAAGTTATAAATATTATGAAATTATTTTTCCAAGGCATTCATTGGCAAAAATAATCATCGCATAGAAAAACCAACCGCCAGCTACAAAACCAAAAATCATAGGATTAACAAATATCGAAGGCACCAAACTAAGCATGTATGAGATATTTCAGAAATAGAAATACAAAAAAATGTAATTTTCAAGTATTTTTCTAACTTAAAATTTAAACTTAAAAAAAGCCTATAATTTACATTATGTTAAATAGTGTTTTTTATAAAAGTAAGATATTATATTCATTAACCATTCTTTATTTGAAAACATTTATATCAGCACCACTCCTCAAATTATTGAATTTAAATAATACACCTTATTTGCATTAAAACTAAAAATCATTCAAAAACATAATTTTCTTGAGCATTATGACAATACTCATACGAGATTTTATTTAAAAATCGTATTTTAGTAAAAAATATATAGATATGATAAAGAATCTTTTACTAGCCGGATGCTTAGGGCTTATGGCATCTTGCGCTACACAACAATCGTTGGGCAATTTGCAAAACACAAAGGCAGACTACCCGATTGTTCCTGAGCCCAATGAAATTTTAATTAAAAATGGTGGCTTTGTTCTCAATAATAAAGTCAAAATTTTTGCGCCAAAATCACTCAATAAAGAAGCTGATTTCTTGAAAGATTATTTAAAAACAGCTGCTAATGTAAAATTGAGCATTGCCGAACCTAATCAAGCTAGCGGAATTCATTTGGTGATTAATCCTTCGGTAAAGGGCGAAGAGGCTTATACTTTAAGTATTAATGACTCGAATGTAAAAATTACTGCAAGCACTTCTACAGGGATTTTCTACGGTATTCAAACATTAAGACAATTAGTTCATAATCAAAAAAATATAGAATATTTTCCTGCTGTAGAGATCAAAGATGAACCTCGTTTTGCTTACCGCGGAATGCACCTCGATGTTGGTCGCCACATGTTCCCAGTGGATTTCATCAAAAAATACATCGACCTTTTGGCTTTGCACAAAATGAATAAATTTCACTGGCATTTAACCGAAGATCAAGGTTGGAGATTAGAGATTAAAAAATATCCAAAGCTTACAGAAGTCGGGGCGTATCGTGCTGAAACTGCGATTAAAAAACACTTCCCTGGTTCTGGTTTAAAAGACGAAACATTTAAAGGAGATGGCAAAAGATATGGTGGTTTTTATACTCAAGACCAAGCAAGAGATATTGTAAAATATGCCGCAGATCGCCACATTACAGTGATTCCAGAAATCGATATGCCTGGTCACATGTTGGCTGCACTTGCTGCCTACCCTGAATTAGGAAACGGAACCGGCCCTTACGAAGTTGGAAAATGGTGGGGTGTTTTCCCTCAAATTCTAGCTCCGAAAGAAGAAACATTTAAATTCATAGAAGATGTTTTGACAGAGGTAATGGATATTTTCCCAAGCGAATACATCCACATAGGTGGTGACGAAGCACCTAAAAAAGAATGGAAAGAAAGCAAACAGGCACAGGAATTAATTCATAAATTAGGTTTAAAAGATGATACTGAGCCTAATAAATTTGATGGAAGAAAACATACAAAAGAGGAAAAACTACAAAGTTATTTCATCAATCGTGTTGAGAAATTTGTAAACTCTAAAGGTCGCCAAATCATCGGCTGGGACGAAATCCTTGAAGGTGGATTGGCTCCAAACGCTACTGTGATGAGCTGGCGTGGCGAAGAGGGCGGAATCGCAGCGGCAAAACAAAATCACAAAGTGATCATGACTCCTGGTGATTATGTATATTTTGACCACTACCAAACTGAAAAAGACAGAGATACACAAACTCCATTTGCGATTTGTTGTTTAACAACTGTGGAAGAAGTTTACTCATACAATCCTCAGCCTAAAGAACTTACAGAAGAGCAGAAAAAATACATTTGGGGGGCTCAAGCCAATGTGTGGACAGAGTATATCCCGACTTCTGCACAAGTAGAGTACATGGCGGTACCTCGCATGGGGGCACTTTCAGAAGTAGTTTGGACTCAGCTAAATAAAAAAGATTATAACGACTTTAAGCAAAGAATGCAATCATTGAAAAAGTTGTACGATCAAATGAATGTGAATTACGAGAAAACCTTTTTTCAACAATAAATAACACAACCCTTAAAAAGAAACTCGGGAATTAATTTTTCCGAGTTTTTTATACCCATTCGTGAAGTAGCATACCCGTTGCTACCGCCACATTGAGCGAAGTGTTTTTTCCATACATAGTTAAATGCACATGCGTATCGCATAATTTCAACGCCTCCTCTTCTACTCCATTTTTCTCATTTCCTACGACGATGGCACAAGGAAATTTTGGGCTAAATGTTTTACAATCTACACTTTGTGAAGTTTTTTCTAAAGCAAAAATACTAAAATTCTGATTTTTCAATAATTGAATAACGGGTATTATTTCCGTAGAAAATTCTATGGAAATATATTTTTCTGTACTGCGAGTTAGGCGTTTTATTTTGGGCGTAAGCTCTGAAAATTGCTCAGAAATCACAAATATTTTTTGCACACCCATGGCTTCTGCCGTGCGAATGATAAGCCCTATATTTTGGGGAGATTGCACATAATTTAAAACCAAAACAATAGATTTCCCATGCGTATCGTTGGTGATTTGATGATGTGCAAGTTGTAATTCTTCCATCATTTTTTAATCTGGCGTATTATCTAGATCTAAAAGAAATTTTTGTTGTAAAACTTCCACAAGAGGATTTGCCTCTATTAAATCATTAAATATATCTCTTCGTGATTTTATATGAACATTTTCAGGTACTTCATCAATAATTTTTTTGTTTATACTCACATAAAAATTATTCAGACTTTTTCTTAGCTCGTTTATTAATTCTTCACGAATATTTTCAAACTTCACAGCCATAACTTCGGAATAGAAACTCAATGAAATATTCTCTTGATCTTCCACCTTCCATTTAGCCATTTGAATGATATTGTGCAAATTAGAATCCTGATTTTTAAGTTTTTCTAGATATTTATTCCAAAAAGTTTCAAATTGCTTCTCGGTGAATTCATCTTTTGGCAGCCCTCTATTATCTTTAGATGCATGTATCTTTTGCGCCTCCAGTTTTTGTTTTTCTTCCTCCTCTATTTTTTGAAGTTCAGATTTAATACCAAATACCGCATTTTTAGGTCTAGCGGAAATAATTGGTTTTTTTTCTGTATTTGGTAAGGCTTGTTCTGTCTTTTTTTCGACTTTTGGTTTTGGCGTATTTTCAGCAGGTTTAGTATTTAAATTACTAAAAAACGCCGAAGCTAAGATTTTAAACTTTTTTTTTTAAGTTCACCATCAGGCGTAGTGAGTGAGCATAATTGCATCAACGCAATTTCTACCGTAAGTCTTTGATTTTTACTCGCTCTATAATTAATGTCAGCCTGATTACAAATCTCAATGGCATCGATTAGAAATTTAGGAGTGCACTTTTGCGCTTGTTCCAAATATTTATTTTTGGTGTTTTCGCCCACATCTAGCAAATTAATCGTTTGCGGATTTTGCGCCACGAGCAAATCTCTAAAATGCCCCCCCAAACCAGAAACAAACATTTGCGCATCAAAACCTTTCTTTAAAATATCATCTAAAAGGTTCAGAGCCTCAGGAATTTGATTGCCTAAACACGCATCGGTTACTTGAAAATAAAAATCATAATCAAGCACATTGAGCGTTTCGGCAACGCCTTTTAGCGTTAAATTTCCTTGCCCAAAAGTAACTAATCTATCAAAGATTGAAAGAGCATCACGCAAAGCACCATCGGCTTTTTGAGCGATTAAGTGCAATGCATCATCTTCATAAGTTACGCCTTCTTTTTCAGCAATTTTTTGCAAGTGATTTTTAATGTCTGAAATTTGAATTCTTTTGAAATCAAAAATCTGACAGCGAGACAAAATCGTAGGAATGATTTTGTGTTTTTCGGTGGTAGCCAAAATAAAAATGGCGTGCGCAGGCGGCTCCTCCAAAGTCTTTAAAAAAGCATTAAAAGCCGCATTCGAGAGCATATGCACCTCGTCTATGATATAGACTTTGTACTTGCCCGTTTGCGGTGGGAATCGCACTTGATCCACCAGCCCACGAATGTCGTCTACCGAGTTGTTTGACGCAGCATCAAGCTCAAAAATATTGAAAGCAAAATCATTATCTTCCGTATTTTCGTCGGCATTTTCTTCGTTGATTCTGCGCGCCAAAATACGAGCACATGTAGTTTTCCCTACCCCACGCGGACCACAAAAAAGCAACGCCTGTGGCAAATGCTCAGATGCAATGGCATGCTCAAGCGTGGTGGCAATCGCCTCCTGCCCTACAACTTCTTCGAAGTTTTGCGGACGGTATTTTCTAGCTGAAACTACATAGTTACTCATGGTATGAGCAAAGATAGGTTTTTTATTTTAATTTTGAAAAAAGAAATTATTTGATAAAGGTTTTAGAGATTCCGAATCAAGTTCGGAATGACAT
This Ornithobacterium rhinotracheale DNA region includes the following protein-coding sequences:
- the secA gene encoding preprotein translocase subunit SecA; the encoded protein is MGFLDKILKSFLGDKNEKDVKELRKIVDQVLAEEAKLENLSIDELRAKTQEFKAKIKEATKTQDEKIAELKAKVEDLENIDEKDAIFAEIDALNAEKYRLEEGVLEEILPQAFAVVKETAKRFYHNDTLEVTATPFDRELSGSKDYVRLEGEDKAIWNTSWDAAGKAVNWDMIHYDVQLIGGTVLHQGKIAEMQTGEGKTLVATLPLYLNALPGRGVHVITVNDYLAKRDSAWIGPLMEFHGLSVDCIDNHQPNSEGRIAAYKKDIIYGTNNEFGFDYLRDNMATSTDRLVQQELNYAVIDEVDSVLIDDARTPLIISGPVPQGDRQEYDILKPNIEQIVMKQRQELSSALNEAKKLWKDGDKKAAAFEMMKVYRGLPKYKPLIKFLSEEGTRTQLQKTEAFYMQDNNREMWQIDQHLYFTIDEKNNQINLTDKGIDFLTRGSEDPNFFILPEIGEEVAKIEQEGLPKEEEHAKKEEFFRDYAIKSERIHTLHQLLKAYTLFEKDVEYVVIDGQVKIVDEQTGRMMEGRRYSDGLHQALEAKENVKIEAATQTFATITLQNYFRMYNKLSGMTGTAETEAGEFWEIYKLDVVAIPTNKPIARDDRQDLIYKTNREKYNAVIDEIVKLSQEEKRPVLVGTTSVEVSELLSKALKLRKIDHNVLNAKLHKQEADVVAEAGQPGKITIATNMAGRGTDIKISDEVKEAGGLAIIGTERHDSRRVDRQLRGRSGRQGDVGSSQFFVSLEDSLMRLFGSERISKLMDRMGHKEGDVLQHSMVSKSIERAQKKVEENNFGIRKRLLEYDDVMNKQREVIYKRRKNALNGERLDTDIANMIFDTAAGIVNQHRSTGDFEAFKIDLITHFTMDSPVDENEFKNGNIQNLIDKVYHSAIEDYRIKVQTTAEKAFPVVANVYENSGHQFQRIQVPFTDGNRSLMIVSDLEKAYNTQGKQLLKDFEKSVTLALIDEHWKEHLRDMDDLRRSVQNVTYEQKDPIVVYKEESFYMFRDMIDTINREVVSFLFKGELPTPDPEQIQRAKQQQEERTQASRGNDLNEGQEAQQQAADQSQTPNWQSQQLTPRYVMKIGRNEIVKVRNVQTGRIEEMKYKKAEPLIESGEWVLDK
- a CDS encoding beta-N-acetylhexosaminidase, whose amino-acid sequence is MIKNLLLAGCLGLMASCATQQSLGNLQNTKADYPIVPEPNEILIKNGGFVLNNKVKIFAPKSLNKEADFLKDYLKTAANVKLSIAEPNQASGIHLVINPSVKGEEAYTLSINDSNVKITASTSTGIFYGIQTLRQLVHNQKNIEYFPAVEIKDEPRFAYRGMHLDVGRHMFPVDFIKKYIDLLALHKMNKFHWHLTEDQGWRLEIKKYPKLTEVGAYRAETAIKKHFPGSGLKDETFKGDGKRYGGFYTQDQARDIVKYAADRHITVIPEIDMPGHMLAALAAYPELGNGTGPYEVGKWWGVFPQILAPKEETFKFIEDVLTEVMDIFPSEYIHIGGDEAPKKEWKESKQAQELIHKLGLKDDTEPNKFDGRKHTKEEKLQSYFINRVEKFVNSKGRQIIGWDEILEGGLAPNATVMSWRGEEGGIAAAKQNHKVIMTPGDYVYFDHYQTEKDRDTQTPFAICCLTTVEEVYSYNPQPKELTEEQKKYIWGAQANVWTEYIPTSAQVEYMAVPRMGALSEVVWTQLNKKDYNDFKQRMQSLKKLYDQMNVNYEKTFFQQ
- a CDS encoding TrmH family RNA methyltransferase — translated: MMEELQLAHHQITNDTHGKSIVLVLNYVQSPQNIGLIIRTAEAMGVQKIFVISEQFSELTPKIKRLTRSTEKYISIEFSTEIIPVIQLLKNQNFSIFALEKTSQSVDCKTFSPKFPCAIVVGNEKNGVEEEALKLCDTHVHLTMYGKNTSLNVAVATGMLLHEWV
- the dnaX gene encoding DNA polymerase III subunit gamma/tau → MSNYVVSARKYRPQNFEEVVGQEAIATTLEHAIASEHLPQALLFCGPRGVGKTTCARILARRINEENADENTEDNDFAFNIFELDAASNNSVDDIRGLVDQVRFPPQTGKYKVYIIDEVHMLSNAAFNAFLKTLEEPPAHAIFILATTEKHKIIPTILSRCQIFDFKRIQISDIKNHLQKIAEKEGVTYEDDALHLIAQKADGALRDALSIFDRLVTFGQGNLTLKGVAETLNVLDYDFYFQVTDACLGNQIPEALNLLDDILKKGFDAQMFVSGLGGHFRDLLVAQNPQTINLLDVGENTKNKYLEQAQKCTPKFLIDAIEICNQADINYRASKNQRLTVEIALMQLCSLTTPDGELKKKSLKS